tggagatgatatggatgctgaacCACAGGGGCAGGacgatgatagtgatgatgatgctcacatgggagcagctgcagctcagcatgccatgccaccaccgcatcctccagtacagcagcagtgggcccctccagctggctactttgacccatactttgcatccatgcaggagagcatgtcctctcagattgcggggttggctagtcagatgcagaatcagatgaatctcaactttcagaacatgcagcagcagatgctccagcccatgatggctcagatgcaggggtttcaggagagtttacactcagatatagcagctcttgactcacgttttgaggatttgccctcttctgagcagtttgagtagcttgagcagagacaggagcagctagagcagcgctttgataccttcagcacagccttcaccgtattttctgaccacttctactcagtatttccggctccagtgccgcctccagagttctacccgcaccagccgttctacccaccgccacctcctccaccgccgatggattgactttcttggcaattgatgccaaagggggagaaggagctttggagtgcttggatctagggggagctcatggacttctcatggagatcattcgctttcggcttccgcttgccactcatgtttatttgtgttgaactaCTGCATTACATGTCTttgatttgtgtcttgcatgaatttggtttgagacttgtgtttggatttgaacatttggcttgtaatgtgtgatgaactatgttgatTTATGTTACTCTTATCTACTTTTGTTCAttttgtggttgtgaggttgtgctaaccatgctaaaattcatatcatatatatcttgtatcttgtatgcctcgatttccacttgtagggaaaactccgtcaaaagtttcaaatatatatatgtgtacttggtattcatgaaaatttatatgcacatatcaagggggagttctctctactcatcgaacttgatgaatttattcataccatattctgaaattttcaagaaaatgagtaagttcttccaaagttcaattcaaagtccaccttatgccaagtgtataaagttgacttgaacacttttatcactccaaaatttagtgttgtcatcaattaccaaaaagggggagattgaaagcatctaggcccctaattcgagttttggtaattaatgacaacggtttgtagattaacaatttcatttgagataatgagtataggttgatccacggatgaaagagatttggttgtgaacgtatggagttttggagatgatgagcaaagctcgggctcaaggtaAAGGTAAAATATGACTTTTCTATTTTACCGGTCataaggcgtttagtggatgaaaagtgaccggatttgttggatagatagccgtactatcaagaggggttgtgtactcatgcttgacgggtctttagtgccattttgctcaaaatgtctagttgcatgcatgagggctaacggcgttttgaaaagatttgaaaaacactaagtttgagagctgactgagtaacggcggacagtccgcacccgaggggcggacagtccgcgcccgttccagagagcttgcagaggcgctggtgggctggcggacagtccgacccaggtgggcggacggtccgccactatatttcaaaattgtaccagaaagggtgtctctctggtgggcttcaaagttgaacggcggacagtccacccatggggtgcggacggtccgccggctattcttagatttgtaccagagatgTTGTTTCTCTgatttgggctgaaaagtgaactgcggacggtccgcccttggggcgcggacggtccgcaggctaattcgAGTTTGTACCAGAGAGCTTTTTTGTCTCTGGTGAGTCAGAtatcttaactgcggacggtccgcccctggggcgcggacggtccgccggggtttaacggctagttctgacacgcattaaatgcactctgactcactggtttataactgtggacggtccggtttttgaaatgcggacggtccgcgatttcgcagaaaagagtgtaacggctagtttttggagggatgtctatatataccctttgcccggcctttgggtgtctctcttggccatttggacagcaTTCTGGACatcatagagctaaggcatccctctctcactcaCACTttcttagagattgcattcttgagagtgtgagggcttcctagtgcattgcatcaagagtttgagctttgtggcattagggaaacttcaagtaagcgtcatcaacttgttactcttgggagttgccgctccctagacggcttggagaagaggatttcgtggagcacctccaaggagattgttgaggatccccgatttcggttgtgagaggttttgtgctcacctcaccggagtggtgaagagcaactctagtggaatcgaggtgtggagcggttccttgattcaagccggctcaagatcaaagaggttcttgatagaggagcggttgattcttggaatccacctcaacgtgtaTTAGGGGTGatcggcaagtcatcgacaccacgggataaattcttatgtcaagcttggttacttctcttgctcactttaattcttgtttatactttgagcaatttactttactagagcttgatttgtagcttgtcaccctaggttgcaaacccttCTAGAGATAatagtagcatgacatagggctttcctttgttactaattaaatttctctagtgttattggttttagattttaaaccgtctattcacccccctctagtcggtgttcttgatcctacacttGTCCGTGATACAAATACTCAAGATTCTGCAGTAAATTATTTAGTGTCAGTATTTAGTACTGCAAGCTGATAAAAGAGAAAGAACTCGAACTGTTTGCTAGTTTGCACTTTCGAATGAATTTGGCCAGTGCTTCTTATGAAGAAGATATTCTGCAACCATCCATTGTTTAGGATGTGATGAGCATTGCAGGGCTGTTGTCGTCGAAACAATTGAGTCCAGATTTACAGGAGTGATAGCTAGGATAGCGAGATTTGAGCCGTCTCAATGCACAAGTCCCACCCACTCCTGACCTGAGGTCAACGAGGGATGGTCCTGATGTACTCCAAGTTCCATCTACTCTCTCCTGTGCCTGAGTGAGAGAGACACCAAAACCTCAGAGGAGACCCAACGAAGTAATGAGCGTGAATATAATCTagctgccggctgccgccgcgccgccgccgatcaaCACCACCATCCACCAGATTCGACAGTGTAATTTCTGTAATAATACGCAGATGAACAGCTCACCATAAAAATAGAATAGataattctaaaaaaaaaagaatagatgGGATTAGAATAGGCCGGTCAAGGTCCCACTCATGTATGGTCATGGCTGCTGGTGCTTTCTCTCTGTTCTTCGTGAAAACTAACTAGGTCACCGTCGAATATAAATTTGCATTACTTAATTAAACCTTTAAAACCGTGCGCAGGCAATCAATGCCTTGTATTGAAATCACAGGATACCATAACAAAAGATAATGCTGGTTTGCGGTCAACATGGTATATAAAATGGGAAAAATTTTAAACAAGGGGCACAAAGTGCTCAAGGAGACGGAGTTGCTGTTGCATTCCTAACCGACGAGAAAGCAGGATGACCAAAGAGATGGAGGTGAACCAGAGAACATGGCCTGTATCCTGACTACAAATTAACACGTACGCCtctctcaaagcaatcacaGAATCACGTGGTCACAAGGAGCAAGTACGAACTAAAATAAATGCTGGAATCAAGGTCAATCTGGGAGTTCCACAAACTTTCAGAAGTTCCACAAAATCTACATAGGTTCCGCAAATATTAGTTCAAGTCCTGCAAAGATGCTTATGTAATCTGTGCAAGTTACAAAAAATTGCAAAGTTCTGCAACAGCCAAAAAACACCCTATGTGACGAGAGTTCGAAAACCCAAAATCCTCAATTCTATTGAACAGTTcataaaaatcatgaaatttgaaCCCTAGTCTCACAACATCCTGATGTGAGTCTTTCCCCAAGACAGATGTCCTAAAAGGATTAATACTTTGCCACCAATTTTATATAGATTCTAAAAGGagcaagaaaaatatatataacaaaTTACTATATGAATACCTCAATTCTCCAAACTTGAAATCCAATAAGCAAGGAGGGTCTAAATCAAACACAATTTTAACCATATCAACGTACATATACAAATGGGTCTTTGCCCAATAGGCCTTGTAAAAAATTAAGATTTCACCCACGGTTTATTTTGCAAATTTGACCAAGAACACTAGGAAAGGGGTTTTAGGGAGGAAAACCCAATTGCCTCCGCGAGGGGATTAAGGTCACCCTAGATGTTCTCAGACATATTCTAGCTACAGCTTTTTTTCCCAGCAACAAAGTCACTACAAATCGCAGCCATGGTCCCTTCCTCACTAAGTCAACGTTCCAAGGTCCAAGATGTATGGTTCATTGTCCTCTACTATACCAGAACTAATCCTTTTTATGACTTCTAGGCGTtgatttttgtgaaattttttaaTCCATGTGGGGAGACAATACCATATGAAATGATCTAGTGGCGGCTATTGTGATGCCCTCACTCATGTCGCTATCTCTATAAttgattgattttttttcaaaagaccAAGAATATTCTGGCGTTAATTGATAAGTAGAAAGCAGCGCTACTAAAAAAGCATTTTAGGGGCGgttaaaaatgtatttttaggggtgggtcatCGGCTTACCCGCGCATACAAATCGATTTGATGATGAACTGTTCATCGGTGTATTACAGAAACTACACTCGATTTTTAGCTACGAGACAAGGTTGGGGCACACCAGAAGCCACATGGATTGATTGATTTTTGTTCTATGCGTGGGAAGTCAACTTCTGACATTATTCTTGTTGGTATTTTTTGTCAATGAGGAAGGCCAGCTAGCCAAGGTGCCAGTCAGCAGCAGGAGTAGCAAATCGAGATGGGACGGCACATATGAGAGCACCATGGGTTGGGAGGAAGGTATAGGAGCACGAGTAGATGGACATCGCAAGAAGTCAGGGAGAGAAACACAAGAGAGCGAGGATGTGTGAAAGGGCAACGGATTTGGATGGTAATAACAAATGCTACATATTCACCCAAACGTAgcaaattatttaaaaattcCTAAAGATATTGGTAGTATCTTACTATTTTCGATTTATATTTTGGAAGGATGCACCCTCCTGCAAGCAAGTTAGCTGGGCTTGTCAGAGCAAACCGAATTATGCTTTTGTATATAGAAGATAATtaagacagagagagagagagagagagagagagagagagagagagagagagagagagagatttaagGACAATAATTCCAAATGGCTCTAGACTTGTTTGGTCGACGATGAAGTCAGGATCAAAAATTGCGGAGAATAATGACGGCATAACTACCATCAAGCAAGGACCATATTCTAATCAGTTCATGGCTGCTTATAACGCTATAAATCAGCCAAAGGAGCGTCGCTGTGGCAAGCACATTGTTAGCTCGAACGTTGTATTTTGCTGTCCAATCCTGTCGATCAGTCGGACATAGATGCCTCTGCCTCCTCACACCGTCGACCGCCGGCAGTTCAGGCTTCACCACCGGACACAAAAGCCAGTAAGCATCACGCTCGTGTTCATCCTACTGTTCTCGTCATCTTGCTTTAACCTCTCTTATTACTCCGGAAACTGCATACACCTATACAGCCGATTCCAACCGTGCCATAGCAGAAATAATGGCCCCAGATATCGTGTTGATGAGCAACATCGCCTACCTACTGTAGCCAAATAGTTATGgaagtattttttttcatgatGAATCTAAGAGCATCAATCTTGTATTGGTCAATTTATTTGTCAATTTATCTAATGCTTTCTATATTAGTGGTTAAAGTTCAAAAAGTATACTCTCTTCCTTGAATACACAGCAGGTGTATTTCCTTgaatagtactccctccatcacaAGAAACAAGTCATCCTAGGAATTCCATGACAAATAAACAAGAAtgtaaaatgaccatgtttgccTCTATTTACTatccatatttggcactaattgattcttggatgcacatgcactttctaaataggataggatgacttgttttttgggacaatttttgaatcctagaatgacttgttttttgggatggagggagtaaaagATAAAAGTATACCCCCAATGTTAATATTGTTCCTTCTGTGGCAAATGCATGACTCCCATTCATTACAAGtgcacaaataaaaaaatattagtgTGCAAAACATAAATAGTGAAGTTAACAGAACCAAGTAATGAAAACAAAGGAGCATATAGGAAGACAAAACAAAGAGCCTATGTGATATGTCCATGCCAAAGAAAGCTTAATTCTAGACATTGAATCCGTCATCAGAGTTGCGAGTTGGCTTTACCGAGCCTTTCTCCATTTGGAAATTACAGGTTTTGTTGTCATCTTATCTTGCTTATCTACAATATCATCTAGAACCTATTACTCTGTTCATGATATATATTGCGCACCTTCTATCATATACTATTTCTGATTTTACGTACGCATCCGAACAGTTGTTAAGAGTATAACAATGACAATTTTCCAAATAAATAACATGTATGACACTAACGTATTACAGATTTTGTCCGGGTTTAGTTTTTTACCATTTCCTTTAGAAATTTCAGTTAGCAGCAGAATCGGGAAGCATGTACAAATATACAGAATAACTAACTGAATCTATGTTGCAGGATTTGGAATAAAGCTTACATATACATATCTGCAAGCCAGTTCAGTTAGTAACAACTTAAATAATAGCCACCCTGTAGTGGCTGGAATTTAATTTCCACTTTGTTGCTGAATGAACAAAAGCAATTCTCCTGAGGAAAGAAAACACTGAGTAAAATTCAACAAAGTCGACAAGGTACTTCCATGACACAAGTCTGAATATCTGCTAACATTCGTTCTATATATATAGTCCATCTAAAGTTCACTTTCTTTTCATGTTTTCAGGAAATCAAGATCTCAAGTTCAAGGAAATAACCATGAGGGTTGCAGCAACCGTTCAGTTCCTGTTGGTGCTCATAGCTTGCAGTGGGCATGCTGTTACCTGTAGCTTCGCAAGTGGAAACGAAACAGATCGGCTTTCACTGCTTGATTTCAAGAAGGCAATCATTCTTGATCCACAGCGGGCCTTGATATCCTGGAATGAGAGCACACACTATTGCCATTGGGAAGGCGTCTTGTGCACAACGAAGAGTCCACTACGTGTTGTCTCTCTTGATCTTACAAGTCAAGGTGTAACgaatatggcaccatttatgccatttcgagtgattttggtgatcgaatgacaacacaacacttggactaatatgattgttaagatgatcattctcaagcttttaggttcaagtgatgacaaagagaaagagaaggtaggcgtagcaaggcccaaagggccgcccctacaggggttccgctacccggttagcggacgggggtcgagggggagccgcccctcgcgggtctcagggcagctccctgaaagctcttcggtcagtagcaccggaagaaccgacgccatgggcatcggagcatccgatggtagtcggaagaaccgacgccatggtactttggtgcagaagggagtcgaagccaagtcagcctataggcaccggttgaaccgacgggtcaaaaaggggtatcggtgcattggccgtcctttgtaccagagacgatgtcaggtgcccaggagaagtgtcttcagcaccggttcaaccgatggggcatcggtgcataccaccggtgtaatgacgtcagcgtccaggagaagattccttcagcaccggttgaaccggtgaggcatcggtgcaaagcatcggttcaaccggtggtctctgcgtcagccgtcaggagtccaacggctacttcgtgttatgagtgaccggatgaaccgacgctaccccgccaagaagcatcggttcttccggtggtacgcagattttcagctaaccgttggagcaacggctacaagacttggtggcctatatatacgcctcaccccggccatttgaagattgttggagttgctggacatcccacacacacccaagaacatctccaagccatacaaaagcatcaagatcatatccttagcccttagcacactttgagagtgttgtgtaaaggattagctcttagtgagtgagattgcaaggccttaagcctttgtgctgtggttctttagcgaaccaaaacaagagcttggtgcgccggcaccttggagcgtgaagctcgccggcaacgtcatcgaccctccgacttggtgtggagcggcgacgacacctttgtgcgggggacgtggagacccccatcctttgtggagaagctccttagtggaacccggggccaaggtgaccgtgattgtgttcacggaagagacttggtggccgagtagcaatactcttagtgagtgctacaacaacgtggatgtaggtgtgcctttgtggctaaccgaaccacgggataaacacccgcgtcaagagtttgctatctcctatcccgctctttaagcttccgcatttcattctagtaatttgtatgcctttactttcatagaatagtttcttgataggaaaggctataggttgctaaactcttttgggataggggttttacactagaacaacctagttgcacatattgatagcatgttttagttgaagccataggtctaagtttttattagtgcctaattcaccccctcccccctcttaggctagagcacccgatcactttcacaagGTTTGCTAGGTCCAATCTCTCCTTCGCTCGGAAACCTAACATTCCTCACAAATCTGTCTCTATCTAACAATAGATTCACTGGACAAATACCTCAATCCCTTGGCCACTTGCATCATCTGCAAAGACTCTACATGAGTAATAACACGCTAGAAGGAATCATGCCTAATTTTGGAAATTGCTCCAATCTCAAGGCTCTGTGGCTGAATGGCAACAATCTAGTTGGGCAGTTTCCTGGTTTGCCTCCTCGTCTTCAAGAGCTGAACCTTGCACGTAATGATCTCACTGGAACCATCCCTTCTTCTATTTCAAATATCACAACACTATTAACGTTTAATTGCATGTTTAATAATATCAAGGGAAACATTCCGAATGAGTTTGCAAAGTTCCCTAgcctgcaaactctgcttgttaGTCGCAATCAGTTGTCAGGTAGGTTTCCACAAGCCATCTTGAATATTTCTACTCTTATTGCCTTGGGACTTACCGGGAATCATTTAAGCAGTGAGGTACCAAGTGATCTAGGTAGCTCTCTACCCAATCTCCAATCGCTTACTTTAGCTGGAAACTACTTTCAAGGGTGCATCCCACCTACTTTGAGTAACGCTTCAAATCTTAATGCAATTGACATATCAGCCAATAATTTTACAGGGGTAGTACCTAGCTTGTTTGGTAAACTTACTCAACTGTCCATGTTGAATCTTGAGTTGAATAAACTAAAAGCAAATAGCAAGCAAGACTGGGAGTTTTTAAATAACTTAGCCAACTGCACTAAGCTACAAGCTTTGTCACTGGCGTTTAATCAACTAAAAGGGCAGGTACCTAGCTCATTAGGCAACCTGCCAACCTGTCTGTTCAGCTTCAGCGTTTATACTTGGGAAATAACCAATTGTCTGGTGGTTTCCCTACAGGCATAGAAAACCTACCCAACCTAATAGTTTTAGGATTGGAAAAAAACCAATTTACTGGAATGGTTCCTGAATGGCTTGGAACTCTAAAAAACTTGCAAGGAATAGACTTAGCAAGAAACAAGTTTTCAGGACCTATTCCATCATCCCTTTCAAATATGTCTCAACTATCACAGCTCTATCTAGACTCGAACCAGTTTGA
This genomic interval from Panicum virgatum strain AP13 chromosome 8K, P.virgatum_v5, whole genome shotgun sequence contains the following:
- the LOC120643789 gene encoding LRR receptor-like serine/threonine-protein kinase EFR — translated: MRVAATVQFLLVLIACSGHAVTCSFASGNETDRLSLLDFKKAIILDPQRALISWNESTHYCHWEGVLCTTKSPLRVVSLDLTSQGLLGPISPSLGNLTFLTNLSLSNNRFTGQIPQSLGHLHHLQRLYMSNNTLEGIMPNFGNCSNLKALWLNGNNLVGQFPGLPPRLQELNLARNDLTGTIPSSISNITTLLTFNCMFNNIKGNIPNEFAKFPSLQTLLVSRNQLSGRFPQAILNISTLIALGLTGNHLSSEVPSDLGSSLPNLQSLTLAGNYFQGCIPPTLSNASNLNAIDISANNFTGVVPSLFGKLTQLSMLNLELNKLKANSKQDWEFLNNLANCTKLQALSLAFNQLKGQVPSSLGNLPTCLFSFSVYTWEITNCLVVSLQA